Proteins encoded together in one Desulfurobacteriaceae bacterium window:
- a CDS encoding acyloxyacyl hydrolase: DNLLNYSDRDTNNVVDFNPMFCVKLSKMLQLCYSSGVSLFSSKFIGKEKFGGYFSFNHFAKVFFKIKKLTFNLGMQHYSNNGIFYPNDGINFYFLSVGWKY; the protein is encoded by the coding sequence GGGATAACCTCTTAAACTATTCGGATAGAGATACCAACAACGTAGTTGACTTTAATCCTATGTTCTGCGTTAAACTGTCTAAGATGCTTCAACTATGCTACTCCTCGGGAGTTTCGCTATTTTCCTCAAAGTTTATAGGAAAAGAAAAGTTTGGAGGATATTTTTCTTTTAACCATTTTGCGAAAGTTTTTTTTAAAATTAAAAAACTTACGTTTAACCTTGGAATGCAACACTATTCCAACAACGGAATTTTTTACCCAAATGATGGTATAAATTTTTACTTCCTATCTGTAGGATGGAAATATTGA